One Thermofilum pendens Hrk 5 DNA segment encodes these proteins:
- a CDS encoding ATP-binding protein, translating to MGWERVRLEFARGVSVRFADRDEALRQVERVAERGTRFPVVVYGPEGCGKTALFRQAVEILKSHGYGVVYVNPAASVKDEKVVSTEDVKEIVGATVGLLEPAAATLAEKAFELVSRLLSVKRRVAVILDEVFQAVGPERAEVYVKALLDAIEYPSARYESFVAIIGSSEGTTRARVARHSWATIRVLWNMAREGFKELYDQIPGPGLDFDSAWRLTGGNPRYLAMLYEHGWDAGSLVEEVVSARRLKAFASRLTPLQLEALSEAVEDPDRLLEYLKRGEPSIERLVDSLVELNLVAEIPDRGYGWLDKAPPEKDPSLGIGRFYAWQTPIHREAVRRALSGVHERA from the coding sequence ATGGGGTGGGAGAGGGTAAGGCTGGAGTTCGCCAGAGGAGTGTCCGTGAGGTTCGCCGATAGGGACGAGGCCTTGAGGCAGGTGGAGAGGGTAGCCGAGAGGGGTACGAGGTTCCCGGTAGTCGTCTACGGGCCGGAGGGTTGCGGTAAGACTGCTCTCTTCAGGCAGGCCGTGGAGATACTCAAGAGCCATGGCTACGGGGTGGTCTACGTTAACCCCGCTGCCAGTGTGAAGGACGAGAAGGTCGTGTCGACCGAGGACGTGAAGGAGATTGTCGGAGCTACGGTCGGCCTGCTGGAGCCCGCGGCGGCTACGCTCGCGGAGAAAGCCTTCGAGCTCGTATCGAGGCTGTTAAGCGTTAAAAGGAGGGTGGCGGTTATACTCGACGAAGTCTTCCAGGCCGTCGGCCCCGAGAGGGCGGAGGTCTACGTGAAAGCACTTCTAGACGCCATCGAGTACCCCTCCGCGAGGTACGAGAGCTTCGTCGCGATTATAGGCTCAAGCGAGGGCACCACGAGGGCTAGGGTTGCCAGGCACAGCTGGGCTACGATAAGGGTGCTCTGGAACATGGCGAGGGAAGGCTTCAAGGAGCTCTACGATCAGATACCCGGGCCGGGGCTCGACTTCGACTCCGCGTGGAGGCTGACGGGGGGCAACCCCAGGTACCTCGCTATGCTCTACGAGCACGGCTGGGACGCAGGCTCGCTAGTAGAGGAGGTGGTATCCGCCAGGAGGCTTAAAGCGTTCGCCTCAAGGCTAACGCCCCTGCAACTCGAAGCTCTCTCGGAGGCCGTAGAGGACCCGGACAGGCTTCTCGAGTACCTGAAGAGAGGCGAGCCGTCAATCGAGAGGCTCGTAGACTCCCTCGTAGAGCTCAACCTAGTAGCGGAGATCCCCGACAGGGGCTACGGCTGGCTGGACAAGGCGCCACCGGAGAAGGAC
- a CDS encoding methyltransferase domain-containing protein, whose protein sequence is MHSSYILFLGIVNRAGWVAVGGEEGFEGVYIVEPAGRHLRLLFKVSKVYALEKSPYQEVVLAELEGFGRALLLDKFIQSTEKDEYMYHELLVHPAMAAHPAPERVLVLGGGEGATLREVLKHGTVKKAVMVDIDPVVVEFSKKRLGHMHLGSFDDPRVEVVIADGKDYVRQAPSGYFDVVIMDLTDPYASEIAKPLYSPEAFAEVKRILKPDGVVATQAGSSYFYPEEYRSVLESVKKSFAHVSEYWFWVPSFGVNVNFIVASDAYRLEDVVGLVDARLAERGVKTRLLTGRLLEGLLKIGVLYP, encoded by the coding sequence ATGCACAGCTCTTATATTTTATTTTTGGGTATAGTTAACAGGGCGGGGTGGGTCGCTGTGGGTGGGGAGGAGGGGTTCGAGGGTGTGTACATAGTTGAGCCGGCTGGTAGGCATTTGAGGCTACTCTTCAAGGTGAGCAAGGTCTACGCTCTGGAAAAGTCGCCGTACCAGGAGGTTGTGCTCGCGGAGCTAGAGGGCTTTGGGAGGGCCTTGCTCCTCGACAAGTTCATACAGAGCACCGAGAAGGACGAGTACATGTACCACGAGCTACTGGTTCACCCAGCGATGGCGGCGCACCCGGCCCCCGAGAGGGTGCTCGTACTTGGGGGCGGCGAGGGGGCGACCCTCAGGGAGGTCTTGAAGCACGGGACTGTGAAGAAGGCGGTCATGGTGGACATAGACCCCGTCGTCGTGGAGTTCTCGAAGAAGCGCCTCGGGCACATGCACCTCGGTAGCTTCGACGACCCGAGGGTGGAGGTGGTCATAGCGGACGGCAAGGACTACGTGAGGCAGGCGCCCAGCGGCTACTTCGACGTCGTGATAATGGACCTCACGGACCCCTACGCGAGCGAGATCGCGAAGCCCCTATACAGCCCCGAGGCCTTCGCCGAGGTTAAGAGGATCCTGAAGCCGGACGGGGTCGTGGCTACGCAGGCAGGGAGTAGCTACTTCTACCCCGAGGAGTACAGGTCCGTCCTGGAGAGCGTGAAGAAGTCCTTCGCCCACGTCTCGGAGTACTGGTTCTGGGTCCCAAGCTTCGGGGTAAACGTGAACTTCATCGTGGCTTCCGACGCGTACAGGCTCGAAGACGTAGTCGGGCTGGTGGACGCGAGGCTCGCCGAGAGAGGCGTGAAGACCAGGCTACTCACGGGCAGGCTACTCGAAGGGCTACTGAAGATAGGCGTCTTATACCCCTAG
- a CDS encoding ASKHA domain-containing protein: MPVVRVEPYGARVEVESGATLLEALARSGVRVASVCGGRGFCGKCRVLVTGGSSALSPPSRSESMLLGGDLGSGYRLACQARVHGDVAVYVPEESRESPGERVAAVDGYARPVRVAPPLRRVSLSLTPPSLSDWRSDEERLAEGLGRVLGGFEPPGLDVLRSLPRVARESSWSLEVVAWRGRVLSVEPGGSGRGTYAVAVDLGTSKLVAHLVDASRGVVVAKGFAENPQLAYGEDIMTRMDFASRSPGNLDLLRRVLVEGVNGLVARLRSSLGVRADEVYAFAFAGNTAMQHFLLGLDVSQLARAPYVAVTRRALEVRAADLGLEAGPGAVALVFPVIGGFVGGDAVADVLATGLHRRDYPAMLVDVGTNTEVVVGSGDRFLSGSAPSGPAFEGMQITFGMKAVSGAIDRVRVGEDGEVEYTTVGGARPRGICGSAMIDLVAELYRAGLLDARGRFRRDASTRRLRRGERGMEFVVAWAKETSIGRDIVFTEKDVEQVLLAKAAVSSAARTLMKMRGFKAEELEEVVVAGSFGSSLNVENALEIGLLPPVPPEKVWFAGNTAVGGAVLALVSEEALSELDEILSKVEFVEFAASPEWKAEFMNSLFIPYREPPSRLSR, translated from the coding sequence ATGCCCGTCGTTCGGGTGGAGCCTTACGGGGCAAGGGTGGAGGTTGAGAGCGGGGCGACGCTTCTCGAAGCCCTGGCGAGGAGCGGGGTAAGGGTTGCCTCGGTGTGCGGGGGCCGCGGCTTCTGCGGTAAGTGCAGGGTGCTGGTAACCGGGGGCTCCTCCGCCCTCTCGCCTCCGTCGAGGTCTGAGTCCATGCTCCTGGGCGGGGACCTGGGATCCGGCTACAGGCTTGCCTGCCAGGCCAGGGTGCACGGGGACGTCGCCGTCTACGTCCCGGAGGAGAGCAGGGAGTCGCCGGGGGAGAGGGTGGCTGCGGTGGACGGCTACGCGAGGCCCGTCAGGGTGGCGCCGCCGCTCAGGAGGGTCTCGCTCTCGCTGACTCCCCCGAGTCTCTCCGACTGGAGGTCTGACGAGGAGCGGCTAGCCGAGGGGCTTGGGAGGGTTCTCGGGGGGTTCGAGCCGCCGGGGCTCGACGTTCTGAGGAGTTTGCCGCGGGTTGCCAGGGAGTCCTCCTGGTCCTTGGAGGTCGTCGCGTGGAGGGGCAGGGTGCTCTCGGTTGAGCCGGGGGGCTCGGGTAGGGGGACGTACGCGGTGGCGGTGGACCTCGGGACCTCGAAGCTCGTAGCCCACCTCGTAGACGCCTCTAGGGGCGTGGTCGTGGCGAAGGGCTTCGCCGAGAACCCCCAGCTCGCCTACGGGGAGGACATAATGACGAGGATGGACTTCGCGTCGAGGAGCCCTGGCAACCTGGACCTTCTCCGCCGCGTGCTCGTCGAGGGGGTTAACGGGCTCGTGGCGAGGCTCCGCTCCTCGCTGGGCGTACGGGCGGACGAGGTCTACGCGTTCGCGTTCGCCGGCAACACGGCTATGCAGCACTTCCTGCTGGGGCTCGACGTGTCCCAGCTCGCGAGGGCCCCCTACGTGGCCGTGACGAGGAGGGCCCTGGAGGTGAGGGCGGCGGACCTCGGCTTGGAGGCGGGGCCGGGCGCGGTTGCCCTCGTGTTCCCGGTGATAGGGGGCTTCGTGGGCGGCGACGCGGTGGCGGACGTGCTGGCGACGGGGCTCCACAGGAGGGATTACCCAGCCATGCTGGTAGACGTGGGGACGAACACCGAGGTTGTGGTTGGCTCCGGCGACCGCTTCCTCTCCGGCTCCGCGCCTTCGGGCCCCGCTTTCGAGGGCATGCAGATAACGTTCGGGATGAAGGCTGTCTCCGGCGCGATAGACAGGGTGAGGGTGGGGGAGGACGGGGAGGTCGAGTACACCACGGTGGGGGGCGCGAGGCCCAGGGGGATATGCGGATCCGCTATGATAGACCTCGTCGCCGAGCTGTACAGGGCGGGCCTCCTGGACGCCCGGGGGAGGTTCAGGAGGGACGCTTCGACGAGGAGGCTGAGGAGGGGGGAGAGGGGCATGGAGTTCGTCGTCGCGTGGGCCAAGGAGACGTCGATAGGCCGGGACATAGTCTTCACCGAGAAGGACGTCGAGCAGGTGTTGCTGGCGAAGGCCGCTGTGTCGAGCGCGGCTAGGACCCTCATGAAGATGAGGGGGTTCAAGGCGGAGGAGCTGGAGGAGGTCGTGGTGGCGGGCTCCTTCGGGTCGAGCCTCAACGTCGAGAACGCCCTGGAGATAGGCCTCCTCCCGCCCGTGCCCCCGGAGAAGGTGTGGTTCGCGGGGAACACGGCGGTGGGGGGAGCGGTGCTCGCGCTGGTATCGGAGGAGGCGCTCAGCGAGCTCGACGAGATACTCTCGAAGGTGGAGTTCGTGGAGTTCGCGGCTAGCCCAGAGTGGAAGGCGGAGTTCATGAACTCGCTCTTCATACCCTACAGGGAGCCGCCGAGCCGCCTCTCCAGGTAG
- a CDS encoding MFS transporter, translating to MSAERRFRFAVSYVPVFVARIGSGANTFLVAMLASGGDVAAGFVMAAYPLMEAIGALLAGSWSDFAGRKRTLIAGYVARSAGMLSLAAVFALSSSSPGSLVFAALEAALNGVVGFTTALILVSSLSMATDLTETGNRGLGMGGFEFVNLASYGAGYLLGSLLYSVLPGYPAYLAVALLTALATPVFAAFLEETRPPVPLVRRGLLSSLPRSALVLLPVWVALTTIIGIGIYAPRVIHDHLGAVHGPAIGKAGIGLLFLGALVLLGSGAVFFGRLSDSWGRVKVFRLGLAGGLAALSAMSVLLALGVDILRAAAAVAPLMFLTSAVGPTILALVGDQASTDARGRVMGVYSVVLGLGMGLGSILAGLASSALPYNRPLALSLVALAAYSVAALAHLYLERRLGGSL from the coding sequence ATGAGCGCGGAGAGGAGGTTCAGGTTCGCGGTCTCCTACGTACCCGTCTTCGTTGCCAGGATAGGGTCCGGCGCGAACACGTTCCTGGTAGCCATGCTCGCGAGCGGCGGGGACGTCGCGGCGGGCTTCGTTATGGCGGCGTACCCGCTCATGGAGGCTATAGGCGCCCTACTCGCCGGCTCGTGGTCCGACTTCGCGGGGAGGAAGCGCACGCTGATAGCAGGCTACGTGGCCAGGTCGGCCGGGATGCTCTCCCTGGCGGCGGTATTCGCGCTTTCGAGCTCTTCCCCCGGGAGCCTTGTGTTCGCCGCGCTGGAGGCCGCCTTGAACGGCGTCGTCGGCTTTACAACAGCCCTGATACTCGTCTCTTCGCTCTCGATGGCCACCGACCTCACCGAGACGGGGAACAGGGGGCTTGGGATGGGGGGCTTCGAGTTCGTGAACCTCGCGAGCTACGGCGCCGGGTACCTCCTGGGCTCGCTTCTCTACAGCGTGCTCCCCGGCTACCCCGCCTACCTAGCCGTGGCGCTCCTCACGGCCCTGGCGACCCCGGTCTTCGCGGCGTTCCTCGAGGAGACGAGGCCCCCCGTCCCCCTGGTGAGGAGGGGTCTTCTCTCCAGCCTACCGAGGTCGGCGCTCGTACTGCTACCCGTCTGGGTGGCGCTCACGACGATAATAGGCATCGGTATCTACGCGCCCAGGGTTATCCACGACCACCTAGGCGCGGTGCACGGCCCAGCAATCGGTAAGGCCGGGATAGGCCTGCTGTTCCTCGGCGCCCTCGTGCTCCTCGGCTCCGGCGCGGTGTTCTTCGGGAGGCTCTCGGACTCCTGGGGGCGCGTCAAGGTATTCAGGCTCGGCCTAGCCGGGGGCCTCGCGGCGCTTTCAGCCATGAGCGTCCTCCTCGCCCTCGGCGTAGACATCCTCAGGGCTGCCGCCGCCGTAGCCCCCCTGATGTTCCTCACGTCCGCCGTAGGGCCCACGATACTCGCGCTGGTCGGGGACCAAGCGTCCACGGATGCCCGCGGCAGGGTGATGGGCGTGTACAGCGTGGTCCTAGGGCTCGGGATGGGGCTCGGGAGCATACTGGCCGGGCTCGCCTCCAGCGCCCTCCCGTACAACAGGCCCCTTGCCCTCTCGCTCGTAGCGCTCGCGGCTTACTCGGTGGCCGCGCTCGCGCACCTCTACCTGGAGAGGCGGCTCGGCGGCTCCCTGTAG
- a CDS encoding class I SAM-dependent methyltransferase, whose product MVGAESLGESLSRFYEVFPWPEDPLSPEGRARYEAALSFFRGLLEHEWLTGIAGKRRLSVVDVCSGAGLGGVALAKAFTERGLEVELVLVDLRREALELARRFSEAELGSPAETYVLDARELHALGRRFDVALVYGLTTPHFDAFDAARVYSSIAESLADDGVLLVEENDRFYGLIVLGGYREVFYEGDERRGALSVQVGYDSLRGVVRRMHVDLSTGKRAVGETRYWDLAGTLALVWLFFEDVDFARYPGKPRTGIVIAKKPRRKLRPDELGLPTVLRKLQAQ is encoded by the coding sequence GTGGTAGGCGCGGAGAGCCTCGGGGAAAGCCTGAGCAGGTTTTACGAAGTGTTCCCGTGGCCCGAGGACCCCCTCTCGCCCGAGGGGAGGGCTAGGTACGAGGCCGCTCTCAGCTTTTTCAGGGGCCTCCTCGAGCACGAGTGGCTGACCGGCATCGCCGGGAAGCGCCGCCTCAGCGTGGTTGACGTGTGTAGCGGGGCGGGGTTAGGGGGAGTCGCGCTCGCGAAGGCTTTCACGGAGAGAGGCCTCGAGGTGGAGCTCGTGCTCGTCGACTTGAGGAGGGAGGCGCTGGAGCTGGCGAGGCGCTTCAGCGAGGCGGAGCTGGGCTCGCCCGCGGAGACCTACGTGCTGGACGCTCGGGAGCTACACGCGCTGGGCAGGAGGTTCGACGTGGCGCTGGTATACGGCCTTACCACGCCGCACTTCGACGCTTTCGACGCCGCCAGGGTTTACTCCTCGATCGCGGAGAGCCTAGCCGATGACGGCGTCCTGCTAGTCGAGGAGAACGACAGGTTCTACGGCTTAATTGTGCTGGGCGGGTACAGGGAGGTGTTCTACGAGGGCGACGAGAGGCGGGGCGCGCTCAGCGTCCAGGTGGGCTACGACTCGCTACGCGGAGTGGTGAGAAGGATGCACGTCGACCTCTCCACGGGTAAGCGCGCGGTGGGCGAAACGCGGTACTGGGACCTGGCTGGCACCCTCGCTTTGGTATGGCTCTTCTTCGAGGACGTAGACTTCGCGAGGTACCCGGGGAAGCCGCGTACGGGCATCGTAATCGCGAAGAAGCCCCGCAGGAAGCTGCGCCCAGACGAGCTCGGGTTACCGACCGTTCTCAGGAAGCTACAGGCCCAGTAG
- a CDS encoding alpha/beta hydrolase, whose protein sequence is MSAVTREVNLPSGLSTVMRAWLPEGEPKAVVVGIHGFAEHSGRYAHVGDFLSSRGYALYMYDLRGHGLSKWERGYVDSFDQFVEDSVAFYRLVVSGHAGKKGFVLGHSMGGVIAVLTVYRLGGEVSGLVTSGAALEVNVGAGTRLLLRLLSAVNPRGRAKLPVNVDCLSRDKAVAESYVADNLVFKDPTYRLLAEFGRGVSEAWKAAAKVTVPALLMHGEEDCLVPPSASRKLFQVLPSSDKTLEVFPGMKHEIFNEVDKEKVLEKLAEWLDKHS, encoded by the coding sequence ATGAGCGCGGTGACAAGGGAGGTTAACCTTCCCAGCGGTCTCTCGACGGTTATGCGCGCATGGCTCCCCGAGGGAGAGCCGAAGGCCGTGGTCGTCGGGATACACGGGTTCGCGGAGCACTCCGGCAGGTATGCACACGTCGGAGACTTCTTGTCGAGCCGCGGCTACGCGCTCTACATGTACGACTTGAGGGGGCACGGGCTCTCCAAGTGGGAGAGGGGCTACGTCGACTCCTTCGACCAGTTCGTCGAGGACAGCGTAGCCTTCTACAGGCTGGTGGTCTCGGGGCACGCTGGCAAGAAGGGGTTCGTGCTGGGGCACAGCATGGGCGGAGTAATCGCGGTGCTAACGGTCTACAGGCTTGGGGGAGAAGTGTCGGGGCTCGTCACCAGCGGGGCGGCGCTAGAAGTCAACGTGGGAGCCGGCACGAGGCTCCTGCTCCGGCTCCTCTCAGCCGTCAACCCGCGCGGGAGGGCGAAGCTACCCGTAAACGTGGACTGCCTCTCGAGGGACAAAGCGGTTGCGGAGAGCTACGTTGCCGACAACCTTGTGTTCAAAGACCCTACGTACAGGTTGCTGGCAGAGTTCGGGAGAGGGGTCTCCGAGGCTTGGAAAGCCGCCGCGAAGGTTACCGTGCCGGCCCTGCTCATGCACGGAGAGGAGGATTGCCTCGTGCCTCCAAGTGCCTCCAGAAAGCTTTTCCAGGTACTGCCGTCCAGCGATAAGACGCTGGAAGTCTTCCCGGGTATGAAGCACGAGATTTTCAACGAGGTGGACAAGGAAAAAGTCTTGGAAAAGCTCGCAGAGTGGCTAGACAAGCACAGCTAA
- a CDS encoding S8 family peptidase: MRKAVLVLLVLVLLIPVLQVTTAPATNKVRVVVGYENEGALAAVEGLPGAEKVKVLREIKAAVFYLPPEAIEKAKGIKGVRYVEEDKVAVALELSSYPDVLWDVKMINASKVWDKYYPVYGWKALGRGVVVAVLDTGIDYTHPELKGKVVWCANTVGVKTYTGTKLSNCADRNGHGTHVAGTIASAINGVGNAGVAPNVTLYAVKVLNDAGSGTYSDIAEGIIIAVKGPDGVAGTSDDAKILSMSLGGSSDSQVLYDAVKWAYSNGAVLVAAAGNSGDGDPTTDNVAYPARYSEVIAVAAVDSNANVPTWSSDGPEVDVAAPGVNVYSTYKNGGYATLSGTSMATPHVSATVALIQALRLAAGKQPLTPSQVYDVLTKTAKDINSPGFDVFTGYGLVDALAAVDYALSLP; this comes from the coding sequence ATGCGGAAAGCAGTACTAGTACTACTTGTCTTAGTGCTACTAATACCGGTACTACAGGTAACCACGGCGCCGGCAACGAATAAGGTAAGGGTTGTCGTTGGATATGAGAACGAGGGTGCCCTGGCTGCGGTCGAGGGGCTACCGGGAGCCGAGAAGGTAAAGGTTCTACGCGAGATAAAAGCCGCTGTCTTCTACCTGCCACCCGAGGCTATCGAGAAGGCTAAGGGGATTAAGGGCGTAAGGTACGTCGAGGAGGACAAGGTCGCGGTAGCCTTGGAGCTCTCGAGCTACCCGGACGTCCTCTGGGACGTGAAGATGATTAACGCCAGCAAGGTCTGGGACAAGTACTACCCGGTGTACGGCTGGAAGGCGCTCGGAAGGGGAGTGGTAGTCGCGGTTCTGGACACGGGGATAGACTACACCCACCCCGAGCTTAAAGGCAAAGTTGTGTGGTGCGCGAACACCGTCGGGGTTAAGACGTACACGGGTACGAAGCTGAGTAACTGCGCCGACAGGAACGGGCACGGGACCCACGTCGCCGGCACCATAGCCTCCGCGATAAACGGGGTTGGAAACGCGGGCGTCGCGCCGAACGTAACGCTCTACGCGGTTAAAGTACTCAACGACGCCGGCTCCGGGACGTACTCCGACATAGCGGAGGGTATAATCATCGCCGTGAAGGGGCCGGACGGGGTCGCGGGTACTAGCGACGACGCCAAGATACTCAGCATGTCTCTCGGCGGAAGTAGCGACAGCCAGGTCCTATACGATGCGGTTAAGTGGGCGTACAGCAACGGCGCTGTCCTCGTAGCGGCCGCGGGGAACTCGGGCGACGGAGACCCCACGACGGACAACGTCGCCTACCCGGCGAGGTACAGCGAGGTCATAGCGGTGGCAGCCGTGGATAGCAACGCCAACGTGCCCACTTGGAGTAGCGACGGACCCGAGGTAGACGTAGCGGCGCCCGGTGTAAACGTCTACTCCACGTACAAGAACGGCGGCTACGCTACTCTCTCCGGGACCAGCATGGCGACCCCGCACGTCTCCGCCACGGTTGCCCTCATACAGGCCCTCAGGCTCGCAGCCGGGAAGCAGCCCCTGACGCCGTCCCAGGTCTACGACGTCCTCACCAAGACTGCTAAGGACATAAACTCGCCCGGCTTCGACGTCTTCACGGGCTACGGGCTCGTAGACGCGCTGGCGGCGGTAGACTACGCGCTGAGCCTACCCTAA
- a CDS encoding type II toxin-antitoxin system VapC family toxin — protein MTVVDASALAAFVLKEPGWKSLAEYLVGAVSVDMVVKEVANAVWKACRVRGYVGVEEARRLLRVLKSMIGVNIELRPEADYLDAAFEIAVEHGVTVYDALYLALAVEEGEPLLTLDERQLRVAGKLGVRVVEVRL, from the coding sequence GTGACAGTGGTTGACGCCTCGGCCCTAGCGGCCTTCGTCTTGAAGGAGCCCGGCTGGAAGAGCCTGGCGGAGTACCTCGTGGGCGCCGTGTCCGTAGACATGGTCGTGAAGGAAGTGGCGAACGCTGTCTGGAAGGCGTGCAGGGTTAGGGGCTACGTGGGCGTGGAGGAGGCGCGCAGGCTTCTACGCGTCCTTAAGTCGATGATCGGTGTCAACATAGAGCTTAGGCCGGAGGCCGACTACCTGGACGCGGCCTTCGAGATAGCGGTGGAGCACGGGGTTACCGTGTACGACGCCCTCTACTTGGCGCTGGCGGTCGAGGAGGGCGAGCCGTTGCTGACTCTCGACGAGAGGCAGCTGAGAGTGGCGGGGAAGCTGGGGGTCAGGGTCGTCGAGGTTCGGCTCTAG
- a CDS encoding MBL fold metallo-hydrolase — MPRPSLIGVEVTVLVDDYAGFSRLLAEHGFSVYLSLSYDDGSKYRVLFDTGRSGRVLLENASSLRLSLEEVDAVVLSHRHYDHAGGLPALLEKAGFKPVVAHPDVVKPSYADSGGFKRFSVALPAKAWEEVAGGSELVLTRAPLELAPGAWFLGEVERIYDNSYAVKGFYTLSGGEVVEDKLLDDTGLAVRVGDKALLVAGCSHSGISNLVRKALLVTGARTVTVIGGLHLAGATAEEVERVVSELSSLGVEEIHAGHCTGLRGEAALLKAFGGRAHRIHSGYRLALPGKAEPRE, encoded by the coding sequence ATGCCGAGACCATCACTCATAGGAGTGGAGGTAACGGTCCTCGTGGACGACTACGCGGGCTTCTCGAGGCTCCTCGCCGAGCACGGGTTCAGCGTATACCTCTCGCTAAGCTACGACGACGGGTCGAAGTACAGGGTTCTATTCGACACTGGCCGGAGCGGTAGGGTCCTCCTCGAGAACGCCTCCTCTCTCCGCTTAAGCCTCGAAGAAGTGGACGCGGTGGTCTTGTCGCACAGGCACTACGACCACGCGGGCGGGTTGCCTGCCCTGCTCGAGAAGGCAGGCTTCAAGCCCGTGGTAGCCCACCCGGACGTCGTGAAGCCTAGCTACGCGGACTCCGGGGGCTTCAAGAGGTTCTCCGTCGCCCTCCCGGCGAAGGCGTGGGAGGAGGTGGCCGGGGGCTCGGAGCTCGTACTGACGAGGGCACCCCTAGAGCTCGCGCCGGGGGCGTGGTTCCTCGGGGAGGTCGAGAGGATCTACGACAACTCGTACGCGGTTAAAGGGTTCTACACGCTGAGCGGCGGGGAGGTCGTGGAGGACAAGCTACTAGACGACACGGGGCTCGCGGTGAGAGTCGGGGATAAGGCTCTACTCGTGGCTGGCTGTAGCCACTCGGGGATCTCCAACCTGGTGCGCAAAGCGTTGCTAGTCACCGGTGCGCGCACGGTAACCGTTATCGGCGGGCTCCACCTGGCGGGCGCCACAGCGGAGGAAGTCGAGAGGGTAGTCTCGGAGCTATCCTCGCTGGGCGTAGAGGAGATACACGCCGGGCACTGCACGGGGCTACGCGGCGAGGCCGCGCTACTCAAGGCTTTCGGCGGGCGCGCCCACAGGATACACTCCGGCTACAGGCTCGCGCTCCCCGGGAAAGCCGAGCCGCGAGAGTAG